The Doryrhamphus excisus isolate RoL2022-K1 chromosome 1, RoL_Dexc_1.0, whole genome shotgun sequence genome includes a window with the following:
- the septin9b gene encoding septin 9b isoform X5, protein MSEHAKPHHPNPHGKGDKSHAGDFSYVGIDAILEQMRRKAMKQGFELNIMVVGQSGLGKSTLMNTLFKSKVSRKSVQPCAEDRIPKTVEIKSISHDIEEKGVRMKLTVIDTPGFGDQINNENCWQPIMKFINAQYETYLQEEINIDRKKRIPDSRVHCCIYFIPPTGHCLRPLDVEFMKRLSKVVNIVPVIAKADTLTLEERDFFKQTIREELRANDIDVYPQKEFDEDTEDRMINDKIREMIPFAVVGSDQEYQENGKRILGRRTKWGTIEVENIAHCEFAYLRDLLIRTHMQNIKDITGNIHYETYRVRRLNESNIHFTSHPPERPAAQPKANGQPEQAAVPVHANGVAIQHEVLTHEM, encoded by the exons ATGTCGGAACACGCCAAGCCCCACCATCCCAACCCACATGGAAAAGGAGACAAGAGCCATGCCGGAGACTTCAGCTATGTCGGCATCGATGccattctggaacaaatgaggaGAAAGGCCATGAAGCAAGGCTTTGAACTCAACATCATGGTTGTCG GTCAAAGTGGCTTGGGTAAGTCCACTCTTATGAACACACTGTTCAAATCCAAAGTGAGCCGCAAGTCAGTTCAGCCTTGCGCTGAGGACAGGATCCCGAAGACGGTGGAGATCAAGTCCATCAGTCACG ATATTGAGGAGAAAGGTGTGAGGATGAAACTGACCGTTATCGACACTCCGGGCTTTGGGGATCAGATCAACAATGAAAACTG CTGGCAGCCCATCATGAAGTTCATCAACGCCCAGTATGAAACCTATCTACAGGAAGAGATCAACATTGACAGAAAGAAGAGGATCCCAGACTCCAGGGTGCACTGCTGCATATATTTCATCCCTCCCACTGGCCACTG TCTGAGGCCCCTGGATGTGGAGTTCATGAAGCGTCTCAGTAAGGTGGTGAACATCGTGCCCGTCATCGCCAAGGCTGACACACTCACCCTGGAGGAGAGGGACTTCTTCAAGCAGACG ATTAGGGAAGAGCTGCGGGCCAATGACATTGACGTCTATCCTCAGAAAGAGTTTGATGAGGACACCGAGGACAGAATGATTAATGATAAAATCAGG GAGATGATCCCTTTTGCTGTGGTGGGTAGCGATCAAGAGTACCAGGAGAACGGGAAGAGGATTCTGGGCAGGAGAACAAAATGGGGCACCATAGAGG TGGAAAATATTGCACACTGCGAGTTTGCTTACCTCAGAGACCTCCTCATCAG GACACACATGCAGAACATCAAGGATATAACAGGCAACATCCACTACGAGACGTACCGCGTGCGCCGCCTCAATGAGTCCAATATTCATTTCACCTCCCACCCGCCCGAGCGTCCTGCTGCTCAGCCAAAGGCCAACGGTCAGCCTGAACAGGCGGCTGTCCCCGTGCACGCCAATGGCGTGGCCATCCAGCATGAAGTTCTCACCCATGAGATGTAG